A portion of the Candidatus Aramenus sp. CH1 genome contains these proteins:
- a CDS encoding SIS domain-containing protein: MDYVKLMEEELNANYRVKADIQLEEAYVTGAGDSYAVSLTIQEKTGGRFRAVDPYDAINYRIDKPLVVVSVSGRPKSNVILAKRLRGKVKVIAVTSNLDSELAKVADHVVHLPYKPKATLPGTLSFLMSLSAVYSIANAEEDKGQGDEVPLSHPFFVGKGENFGIAYFAYLKMAEVFGERSGYERLEQFCHSPIFSSRGSTLVLLTSGDERERELANLIDFTGVYSTRCKGAFCNAKAIIRSVVSEMKKRNWNRVYFTEDSKILAISSRMIYDEGARP; the protein is encoded by the coding sequence ATGGATTACGTCAAGCTCATGGAGGAGGAACTCAACGCAAACTACAGGGTTAAAGCCGACATACAGCTAGAGGAAGCTTACGTAACGGGGGCTGGCGACTCCTATGCTGTATCTCTTACCATTCAAGAGAAGACAGGAGGTAGGTTTAGAGCGGTTGATCCATACGACGCCATCAATTACAGGATAGACAAGCCATTAGTAGTCGTCTCCGTGTCAGGGAGGCCGAAGAGCAATGTCATTCTAGCAAAAAGGCTCAGGGGAAAGGTGAAGGTAATAGCAGTCACCTCTAACTTGGACAGCGAGCTGGCCAAAGTTGCCGACCACGTTGTGCATTTGCCCTACAAGCCAAAGGCTACGTTGCCCGGAACGCTTTCCTTCCTAATGTCCCTAAGTGCAGTCTACTCAATCGCAAACGCTGAAGAAGATAAGGGACAAGGGGACGAAGTACCTCTTAGTCACCCGTTCTTTGTGGGAAAAGGGGAGAACTTCGGAATCGCCTACTTCGCCTACCTTAAGATGGCGGAGGTCTTCGGGGAGAGGTCTGGGTACGAGAGGCTGGAACAGTTCTGTCACTCTCCCATATTTTCCTCAAGGGGTTCCACACTCGTGCTCTTAACCTCGGGGGACGAAAGGGAGAGGGAACTGGCAAACTTGATAGATTTCACCGGCGTCTACTCTACCCGTTGCAAGGGGGCCTTCTGCAACGCCAAGGCAATAATAAGGTCTGTGGTCTCAGAAATGAAGAAGAGGAACTGGAACAGAGTGTACTTTACCGAGGACTCAAAAATATTAGCCATTAGTTCGAGAATGATATATGATGAAGGAGCTAGACCTTAG